Part of the Suricata suricatta isolate VVHF042 chromosome 8, meerkat_22Aug2017_6uvM2_HiC, whole genome shotgun sequence genome, CTAGGCGTGGTGCAGGATCACGTCTGGAGCCCCAGGAGGGGGGTGGTCAGCTGGTGAGTGCTGTGTCGTGAGGACCCAATGTGCTTATCTCCAAGGCCTGGCATGTGGTTGGCACATTGGGTCCTCACAGTATAGAGGATGCATGGATGAAGATTGGAGCTCACGGGAGAATCACAGAGCGCAGGTGTGCTGGTGTGGAGGGCAGTGACCCATTTCCTCCATTCAGATGAAATTCAGATGCCAAAGTGGAGAAGTGGGTGGCTGCCCAGGCCACGGGGCTGGGAGGAGCATCTGCCGGGGAGAGCTGGGGTCTCCACTGAGCCCTTTCACTGTTGTTATTGTAGCCATAGCAACAATAAGATGTGGTTGCCAGAGCTGACCTGTTTATGATGCACTTTTATTCAGTTCTAAGTGGAACtgaccacccctcccccgccattTCATATGTAGGGAGTCCTAGCCCCGGTACCTTAGGAGGTGACCTGTTTGGTAaacagggtcattgcagatgtaattagttacaGTTAACTCATGAGAGTGGACCCTAACCCATTCTGACcggtgtccttacaagaggagGGCGTCTGAACATAGACACACAGGGGGACACCATGGGAGGGGGATGCCAAGGCCCAACGCCCCAGGAGCCCTGAAGACTGCTGCAAACCACCTGCAGCTGGGAGCGGGGGCAGCCTGGAGCCGGTGTCCCCAGAAGCATCAGGAGGAGCCAGCCCCGCCACACCTCCGTGTGGGACATCTGACCTCGAGAACCGAGAGCGATCACGTTTCGTGGCTGAAGCTGCCCAGGGTGTGGTATTTGTGGGGGCCCTAACTCCTTTCTCACCAGGTGAAGCCCTGCAGACACCTGGGGATGCACCGCCATCTGCACAGCCGGGTGAGTGCACTCGCCCCCGGGCTTCTTTCGGACTGAAGCTGTGTGTCTGGGTAAAGCCCAGCCTCTCTGGACTTCCGTTTCCTCATAAGGATATAACGCCGGCCTCAGCCCCTGGGTTGCTGTGAGGGTCAGACCCGCAAGGACCAGGCAGAGCAGCTTGGATCAGGGTCTTCTGGAGCCCctcggggtgggggcggggcctgtaGCGCGGGGCGGGGCCTGATGGGGGAAGGGCGGGGTCGGGGCAGCTCAGGCGGGGCCTGTGTGGAAAGACGGACCTGGTCTCTGCGGCGGAGAGGGGCCCGTTCAATAATGGGTGCGGCCTACGAGGCGGGGACAGGACCCTGCAgcgtgggagggggcggggcttgccGCCCGTGGCCGCTCGGCGCTCGACTTGCTCGGCGCACGACCAGCCGCCCTGCGTTCGGCGCGCGTTCTATTCCAGGGCACCGGTGCCGCCATCATGTCAACGGCCATGAATTTTGGGTCTAAGAGCTTCCAGCCGCGGCCCCCGGACAAAGGCAGCTTCCCGCTGGATCACTTTGGTGAGCCGGGTCTGGGGTCGTGAGTCTCCTCTGGTGGCGCCGTGCGGCCCCGTGGGCGCTGGCGTCCGCACGCGgtgcaggtggggaaactgaggctcctcGCGGCCACCGCATCATCCCCGAGGGAGGGAACGAGACAGGGCGGGCCTTCGGGACCAGGGGCGACAGTGTGCGGAGGACGCCCCGAGGGAGCGCGTTGGAGCGGCTCCAGGGAGCCAGCTGTCCGGGGACCCGCGCCCGGCCCCGCACAGTGGCGGCCGCCAGTCTGGATTTGGGGTGAGCCTCACACAGAGTCAAGGCTTCGACAGTGGGTCCTCAGATTCCCTCTCACCCAGCGCTTTCTCCCGCGGCGTCCCAGACACTGGGGGCAGCGGCGGTGAGGCCGTCCCACCGTGGAGCTCGCGGAAGCCTCGTCCTTTCCAGCGTCGGGGTGCAGGAGGCTCATTCTGGAAGGACTGCCACCCGCGCGCGTGCGGTCTGCCCACGTCGTGTGCTCACTTGAAAAAGAGATGCTGTTTCTCTTTTCGTTCCAGGCGAATGTAAAAGCTTTAAGGAGAAGTTCATGAAGTGTCTCCGCGACAACAGATTCGAAAATGCCTTGTGCAGAAATGAGTCGAAGGACTACTTAGAATGCCGAATGCAGAGGCAAGTGCCTGCTGGCCATCACGACTTCTTGAACCTTCCAGGACTCCCGTGGAGACCTTGTTTTTCTCCAAGAGGTCATTGCAGCGGGCCTCATTCCGCCCCCCGGTTGTGCCTTTGTCTTGCAGAAGGGTAGAATGGCTCACCCCTGGAGCGGAGGCTGGACTACTGGCCCTGAAGGCTTCACAGTCCTGGGAACCGTACCTTGAGCGAGCCCGTCTCAGGGATTGCATTCCTCCGAGTGTGTTCTCCCCATAGTTGGGAGCTGCTGACCTGTCATTAAGGTTTCAGAGCTGTACATCACGGAAGTGCTGACGGAGTGAAAAGATTTGCAGGGTGTGGGCACATAGTTTCTTCCTCACACATTCCCAGaccataaaaatactgtttttttccaCATAAGCTCGGCAGTGCTTGAAACGTGACGGGGGAGACAATAGGCCATCTCAGAAATGATGAAAGATGGAGGATTGGCTCTGTCCTGACCAGGATTTACCAGCACTCACTTTTAAGTGAAACAGAAATGTTTCTGACTGTGATTCGTTGAGATTTTACTTAAGAACTATTCTAATCCCTAATGGGGAAAAGCATGCAGGGTATAATCACGTGGTGGGGGTAGgaacttttttctgctttttgagcCCTTCATTAGCTCAGCCAGGAATCCAGTCTTCACGAGGCTTTGTCTGAAGATGGGATCACATAAACCACGCCAGTCAGAGCCCCGTTGCTGTTTTCCCATAACAAACTCTGACATTTCCCTCCGGGCACAATTATTTGTGGTTTTTCAGGCCCAGAGGTGCATTGAGGGCTGGGACCTTGGGGTGGACCCTTTTGGGAGTGTGGCCCTCGAGTGAGGCCCTAGGCCTGCTCTTGCCATCTTGTTCTAGCACATTGCTGGCATCCATGTGTTTAATATTCAGTTTTGTGAAAAAGtcggagtgtgagtgggggaggggcagagagagaaggagacacagaacccaaaacaggttccaggctcggagctgtcagcacagagcccgtcacggggctcgaactcacaaactgagatcatgacctgagccgaagtcggacacaaccaactgagccccccaggcgcctttAGATCACTGTCCTTTAAAGAGATACACGGTTCAAAAACAAAGTGAACTTCTCTTGGTGCTGCCACCTTTGTGGAGAGCTCAGAGGGCTCTGACTACGTGTGACGGTGTGAGCAGGTCAGTGACCGCTGGGCCTGGCACACGCGGGCAGCCACTCCTGCTAGAGTTGTGCCAGAGAGGTTGCCCATCTGGGCCCCCAGAGAGGCTCCTGCCTTGTCTGGCTAAGGACGACAGAAGGGTTCTCCCCATTTGACCCTGGAAGTGGGCTGCCTGCTCTCCACTCAGCCATACCGTGCTCAGCATAGCTTCTGAAGACTGGCCTGCCCTGAGGTCAGTGGGGACGGGGCTGGGGGGTCAGTTGGCCTCTCCGTGGGTTCCGTTATTTCAAGTGGCTTCTCTGCTTGGTCTGGTGACGTTAAGATCAACGTAGGGGGTACGGACAGGTGTGTTTTTGACTTGGCCGGTGATTCTGGCTGTAGACTTTTGGGTGGTTTTCAAGTCCATGACCATCCAGATTCAGTATTGaacttttgcatatttttttctctccccccttTTCATAAACCTTTTTTATTCCGTTTTCCTTTTGTGCTGAAATCCCAGACGTTATTTACCCCATGTATGTTCAtatgcatcttttatttttaatgttgtttatttttaaaagggaaggtggaggggcggagagaggggacagaggatctgaagcaggctgtgtgctccgagcccaatgtggggcttgaactcctgaactgtgtgatgatgacctgagccaaagttggacactcaaccgactgagccacgagatgcccctccccccaagcatctttttaaaaaactggactATGGTGGGTTTTTAGAGTTGCCTCTTGAGGGCTCAGGCCGCCTTAGCCCGGCAGGAAGTGTGTATGTGGTTTGGATGTGGGTCACACTCTCAGCGGGAGAATTGTTAAATCAGGGAAGACTGTTGGCAAGGAAACACCAAATGGTTCCTGTCCCATGGGCTGCATGCCCGGGGATGCAggccaggctcctggctccccTGGAGGAGGCCCAGCGCACAGTCCTTGGAGAGCCTCGGGCCCTAAAGATCTGCGCTGCCCCTTTCTGAAGGGGAGGCATCAGAGCTTGATGACAGTTGTGTTGTTGGGTTTTGTGTCCTCGCGTGGAGCCGGGCCTCGTGAAGACTCACGCCTGTAGAAAGGGCCTCTCGCTCCGTGTCTTGTTTATCTCGTAGCGTTTTCCTCCTTGCTCCCTGCTGGCCCTGCCTAACATACAGGTCCTTCCCATCGGGCCTGCCTGGAGCAGCACCGCTCGCTCCCCGTGCTCCCAGCGCCGCTCGCCCACTCCTTCGTGTCCTGGGGTGCCGCCAGCACACTGGCGTTTGGCAGCGAGACGTCTGACAAGGGTCCTGCAGGCTGTGCTCCTGTGGACACCGCAGGCGGAACCGCttcctttccagcttctagaggcgcCCGAGTCGCTCGGCCGGTGAAGCTGTGTCTCTGGCGCGTCATTCTCCTGTCCTGACTGGAGCCGGCACAGGCACTCTGATGAAGGGGTCCTGTGATGTGGCACAGTCCGCCCAGGGACCCGAGGCCCGATCCCCCTCTGCCTAAGGTGCCCGTCGCGGGCCCCAGTGATGGGGGCATCTTCTGGGGGCCATTCTGCTGACTGCTGTGTGGTCCAAGGTCCATGTTAAGGACTGTTGGCCAAGATGTGGTGAAGATTGATCTTTGTTTTCCTCACTTGGATTTAAGGAGCGTCATGTGAGTCCCACTGGCATAGACTTCAGGCTGCCACCAGCTTAACTTGTAGTGACTCTGGGTCGCAATTCTGGGGACATTTCCCTGAGGGAGAAGTGACACCTCGGGTTCAGTGGCCTGGATTTGCTGCCAGCTCACGGGCCGTGGCCATGCTGGAGCAGGGGAGCGTGTGGGACACTGACGGCGGCCGTGACGGGGACAGGCCTGCACCCCGGAGCTGTCTGCCAGGCTGTGTGCACTGGCCTCTGGGGCCTCCTGTTGGCTTGTCACCGGCCAGCACGGCGACATCACAGGTGGTGGCTCCCGCTGGCAGCGTCTGCCTGACGTGGGCCCTTGAACTGCCGCTCGGCCCCAGATATTTGCTGTTGTTCATGGGGGCCTTGTTgccttgtcccccacccccctcccgtTTCCCAGTCCCCACCCCTTTCAGACACGAGGGCTTCCCGGTCTCCGGAGCTCGCTGACCATGTGTGTGGGTCTGAGTGCGTGCTGGTGGCCCGTCCTGGGCCAGGTGCCTCTTGCCCCGTGAGCCAGTGGCTGTCTAAGGGCAGTGTGCCCGCTCCATGGCTGCCCGCATTCCTCACAGAGCGCGTGTGGCGGCGGCGGCCGAGAGTCCCGGACGAAGGCCCGGCTGGTGCAGCTCTACCTGGGAGGCGCTGTGCGGGCAGCGAGACCGCCTCTCGGGCCCGGCTGGTTGGTCCGCCTcttctggggacacagagaacACTGTCGGTCTGGTCTACAAGTGGACTTCCCACCTTTTAGCGGGGTCCAGCTTTTCGTAAGGGACATTGCCCAGCACACCCAGGTGCAGGGACGTTGTCCCCGCAGCAtggcacctccccccaccccgtccctgcGGCCTGTGCCCTCAAGTGCACGTGCTCTGAACACACAGTTCATTGTCAGTGGGGTGGCCTGGACAGCCCTTGTGACACTTGGGTGGAGGTCCTCTGCGGGGTGTTGTGTTTCTACAGAAGGTGGGCCATCCAACCAGGTGACTCGCACTGTCCCTTGGTTCCCAGCATGCTCACTGGACCCTAGCTGCCTGTGCTGGCCTGCCGAGCCTGTGGGGAGTGTGTGAGCTCAGTGCTGTGTGGGGGGACATGGCGTCAAGTGATGGGTGTCCCCTTTGCTGCCAAGCCAGGTGGTTTCTGCAGGGGCGTGGGGCTCCCACCAGCAAGCAGGGTGGGCAGATGGCCTCTGAGGGTTGGTCTTATCCCCCCCAACACTGCCGCCCTAAATAAGACAGAATGAAAACCAGGCCCTCTTTCCCTGGAGTGTGGGTGGTGAGGGGCCAGATGGAGGAGGCTCGAGCCCAGCAGGGGCTCCATGTGGGACTTAGTGGACacagggtggggggtgctggcacacaccgaggcacagagagggagcaggacagGTCACAGCTACTGGCCAGCCACAGGGCGCAGGGCCTGGGACGGCAGTGAGAGGAGATGGAGCCGGGGCACCACGTGTCTGAGTGTTCTGGGTCACAGGTAGTGCTGACAGTGTAGTGACACGTGAATGGGGTGGGTCCACTTTACGCGCAGCCTGTTTGACGCGTGCGGGTCGGTGTTGTAAGCGTATTCCTTCCCTATGGTTTTCTTACCGGCATCTTTCTCGGTCTGGCTCACCTGTTTATAAGACCGAGGCCGTGAGACAGCGCAAGGTGCTCGTCACCGCCAGGGCGTCTGGGCAGCGGCGGGCTGCTAGGCCTCACGTTTGGGGGAGTCGCCGGTTTGGAATGGATTTTTGGCTGTGCAGGTGGTTGGTGCCCCTAGCCCATGCCTTGATTAGGGGTCCCTTTACCAAGTAGTCTGTCCTGTTCCCACCTGGCCTGCCCGTGTGCTCGGGGCTTCCTGCCCCGGAGCCCAGGTTGAGGTTGGAGCCCTTGGGGGGGTGACATGTCTGCTCTGGACTGGCACCTGGTGGGCTTCGCACGCTGTCCTGCCAGTGGCTGTCCCTCCGGAGTCCAGAGAGGCCCTGGGGGGGCCGGGAGGAGAAAGGGGCCTGGCTTCAGCGGTGCCACTGCCTCAGGTGGGTGGGATGGGAGTGAATGCGCAGGGCCGTGCAGACCgtgctctctgttttcttcactcAGGCAGCTGATGGCACAGGAGCCCCTGGAAAAACTGGGATTTGGAGATTTGCTCCATGGAAAACCAGAGGCAGAAACTAATTCTTGATGGGAAGAGGCCTGTCCACCGGCTGCTGGGTCATCCAGGTTGGAGCGTGTCCGGTGACCTAGTCACCTGATGATTTACGGCTAGTTGCTATGACTTCTTCTAGAACACCCTCTTTGATGGAAGCGTCTCCTCTTCATGTTTCCCAGGTTATTTTGAGAAATGATTGTTCCCTTTAGGTCTCATTTCCCCTCAGGGGTGGTAGGTTTTATCTTTACACTGGGAGAGTTCTTAGGGAGACCTGGggcgggtgggaggggagagagccgAGGCACGCCCGCTGCGCAAGGGGCACACCAGGCTCTGTGACAAGGGGACCCGGCTCCGGGACACCGTCTGTAGCTTTGCAGAACTGATGCACTGAATGCTTGCAGCTCCAGCCCGTCACATAGACACTGTCAGAAAACTTTCCTGACAAAAGGGTTTCCTTTTGTGCTCTTAT contains:
- the LOC115299268 gene encoding cytochrome c oxidase assembly protein COX19 isoform X1 → MHRHLHSRGTGAAIMSTAMNFGSKSFQPRPPDKGSFPLDHFGECKSFKEKFMKCLRDNRFENALCRNESKDYLECRMQRRVEWLTPGAEAGLLALKASQSWEPYLERARLRDCIPPSVFSP
- the LOC115299268 gene encoding cytochrome c oxidase assembly protein COX19 isoform X2; the protein is MHRHLHSRGTGAAIMSTAMNFGSKSFQPRPPDKGSFPLDHFGECKSFKEKFMKCLRDNRFENALCRNESKDYLECRMQRQLMAQEPLEKLGFGDLLHGKPEAETNS